The following proteins come from a genomic window of Halictus rubicundus isolate RS-2024b chromosome 8, iyHalRubi1_principal, whole genome shotgun sequence:
- the LOC143356326 gene encoding uncharacterized protein LOC143356326: protein MARCMLHGFRAEVISTAKYVRNRGVKGLSYIDTRGEKSRDVKTLEEKMKETFIIDDSWEKNIQIIEMSEEDMVWNKSNELAMEELETREQQRESTLETDLKSDIF, encoded by the exons ATGGCGAGATGTATGTTGCATGGTTTTCGGGCGGAGGTTATTTCTACCGCCAAGTACGTAAGAAACAG AGGAGTCAAAGGCTTATCGTATATAGACACCAGAGGAGAGAAATCACGCGATGTTAAAACTCTAGAGGAGAAAATGAAGGAGACTTTCATCATCGATGATAGCTGGGAGAAGAATATACAAATAATTGAGATGTCGGAAGAAGATATGGTCTGGAACAAGAGCAATGAGTTAGCGATGGAAGAACTCGAAACTAGAGAACAACAAAGGGAAAGTACACTTGAAACAGATTTAAAAAGCGACATTTTTTAA